From the genome of Parazoarcus communis, one region includes:
- a CDS encoding TIGR00645 family protein, translated as MKRIENAFEHLLFSSRWLMAPVYFGLVLAMVVLLIKFTKEVFGIFGSIMTATGGDLIIGVLSLVDIALIMNLLIIIMFSGYENFVSKMDDLHSHRDRPDWMGHIGFSDLKIKLIGSIVAISGIELLKAFMNVQNLTDRELGWMVGIHITFLFSGVLYALMDRLHGSKGH; from the coding sequence ATGAAACGAATCGAAAACGCTTTCGAGCACCTGCTGTTTTCCAGTCGCTGGCTGATGGCACCGGTCTACTTCGGACTGGTGCTGGCCATGGTCGTCCTGCTGATCAAGTTCACCAAGGAAGTGTTTGGGATCTTCGGCAGCATCATGACCGCCACGGGTGGCGATTTGATCATCGGGGTGCTGTCGCTGGTGGACATCGCACTGATCATGAACCTGCTGATCATCATCATGTTCAGCGGTTACGAGAACTTCGTCTCCAAGATGGACGACCTGCACAGCCATCGGGACCGTCCGGACTGGATGGGGCACATCGGCTTCTCGGATCTCAAGATCAAGCTCATCGGCTCGATCGTTGCCATTTCCGGAATCGAGTTGCTCAAGGCCTTCATGAACGTCCAGAACCTGACTGATCGCGAGCTTGGATGGATGGTCGGCATCCACATCACCTTCCTGTTTTCAGGTGTGCTGTATGCGCTGATGGATCGCCTGCACGGCAGCAAAGGGCACTGA
- a CDS encoding S-methyl-5'-thioinosine phosphorylase, with protein sequence MLAIIGGTGLTQLSSLEIVRREVVRTPYGEPSGALTFGALCNTPVVFLARHGYGHTIPPHQVNYRANIWALKEAKASAIVSVASVGGIRDDYVPGALVIPDQIIDYTWGRKSTYFDSVDKPVRHIDFTRPYDEALRQRLLAAAASAGETVFDGGVYATTQGPRLETAAEINRLERDGADLVGMTGMPEAVLARELDVPYAAINVVVNCAAGRSSSEQGIHFDDIEVVLQAAMMRVHNLLEHICKD encoded by the coding sequence ATGCTCGCAATCATAGGCGGCACCGGTCTGACGCAGCTTTCCAGTCTCGAGATCGTCCGTCGCGAAGTCGTTCGCACCCCTTATGGCGAGCCCTCGGGGGCGCTGACGTTTGGCGCCCTGTGCAACACGCCTGTCGTGTTTCTTGCGCGGCACGGCTATGGCCACACGATTCCGCCGCATCAGGTGAACTATCGAGCGAACATCTGGGCGCTCAAGGAAGCAAAGGCCAGTGCCATCGTGTCGGTGGCTTCGGTGGGCGGCATTCGTGACGACTATGTACCCGGTGCGCTGGTGATCCCGGATCAGATCATCGACTACACCTGGGGGCGCAAGAGCACCTATTTCGACAGCGTCGACAAGCCGGTTCGCCACATCGATTTCACGCGTCCCTACGACGAGGCGCTGCGCCAGCGACTGCTTGCAGCGGCGGCGTCAGCGGGCGAGACCGTGTTTGATGGCGGCGTCTATGCGACCACCCAGGGACCCCGGCTCGAGACTGCGGCCGAGATCAACCGGCTTGAGCGTGACGGCGCCGACCTGGTTGGCATGACCGGCATGCCGGAGGCAGTGCTTGCGCGTGAGCTCGACGTGCCGTATGCGGCGATCAACGTCGTGGTGAACTGCGCGGCAGGGCGTTCGTCGAGCGAGCAGGGCATTCATTTCGACGATATCGAAGTCGTTCTGCAGGCTGCGATGATGCGGGTGCACAATCTGCTGGAGCATATCTGCAAGGACTGA
- the typA gene encoding translational GTPase TypA codes for MSRSIRNIAIIAHVDHGKTTLVDQLLRQSGTFRENQQMGERIMDSGDIEKERGITILSKNCAIQYGDTHINIVDTPGHADFGGEVERVLSMVDSVLLLVDAVEGPMPQTRFVTRKALALGLKPIVVVNKIDRPGARTDWVINHTFDLFDKLGATDEQLDFPVVYASGLNGFAVLNEDDERTDMRPLFEAILKHVPQPEVDADGPLQMQVCSLDYSTYMGQMGIGRIKRGRVRPNQEVVVMYGDENRGKGKISQILTFKGLERSPAESAEAGDIVIVAGLSQVNIGVTICDPENLEGMTPIAVDEPTLTMNFMVNSSPLAGREGKFVTSRQIRERLEKELLKNVALRVNFTSDSDVFEVSGRGELHLTILLENMRREGYELAVGRPRVVFKEIDGVKCEPYEMLTVDVEEDHQGGVMEELGRRRGELQDMQPDGKGRVRLEYRIPARGLIGFQGEFLTMTRGTGLASHVFDDYGPMASAMAERRNGVLISQNDGDAVAYALWNLQDRGRMFVSPGEALYEGMIIGIHTRDNDLVVNPIKGKQLTNVRSSGTDEAVRLIPPIGLSLESAIEFIADDEIVEITPKNIRLRKRHLKENDRKRAAKSDAA; via the coding sequence ATGTCCCGTTCCATCCGCAACATCGCAATTATTGCCCACGTCGACCACGGCAAGACGACCCTGGTTGACCAGCTCCTGCGCCAGTCCGGCACCTTCCGTGAGAACCAGCAGATGGGCGAGCGGATCATGGACTCGGGCGATATCGAGAAGGAACGTGGCATCACGATTCTGTCGAAGAACTGTGCCATTCAGTACGGCGACACCCACATCAACATCGTTGATACCCCGGGGCACGCCGACTTCGGCGGTGAAGTCGAGCGCGTGCTGTCGATGGTCGACAGCGTGCTGCTGCTGGTCGATGCGGTCGAAGGCCCGATGCCGCAGACCCGCTTCGTGACCCGCAAGGCACTTGCCCTCGGCCTCAAGCCGATCGTCGTGGTGAACAAGATCGACCGTCCGGGCGCACGTACCGACTGGGTGATCAACCACACCTTCGACCTCTTTGACAAACTCGGCGCAACCGACGAGCAGCTCGACTTCCCGGTCGTGTACGCCTCTGGCCTGAACGGCTTTGCCGTGCTCAACGAAGACGACGAGCGCACCGACATGCGCCCGCTGTTCGAGGCGATCCTCAAGCACGTGCCGCAGCCCGAAGTGGATGCGGACGGCCCGCTGCAGATGCAGGTGTGCTCGCTGGACTACTCGACCTACATGGGCCAGATGGGTATCGGCCGCATCAAGCGCGGTCGTGTCCGCCCCAACCAGGAAGTCGTCGTAATGTATGGCGACGAGAACCGTGGCAAGGGCAAGATCAGCCAGATCCTGACCTTCAAGGGACTCGAACGCTCGCCGGCCGAATCCGCCGAAGCCGGCGACATCGTGATCGTGGCCGGACTGTCGCAGGTCAACATCGGCGTCACCATCTGTGACCCCGAAAACCTTGAGGGCATGACCCCGATCGCGGTGGACGAGCCGACCCTGACCATGAACTTCATGGTCAACTCCTCGCCGCTCGCCGGCCGTGAAGGCAAGTTCGTTACCAGCCGCCAGATTCGCGAGCGCCTGGAAAAGGAACTGCTCAAGAACGTCGCACTGCGGGTTAACTTCACCAGCGACTCCGACGTGTTCGAAGTCTCCGGCCGTGGCGAATTGCACCTGACCATCCTGCTCGAAAACATGCGTCGCGAAGGTTACGAACTGGCCGTGGGTCGCCCGCGTGTCGTGTTCAAGGAGATCGACGGCGTCAAGTGCGAGCCATACGAGATGCTGACCGTCGACGTGGAAGAGGATCACCAGGGCGGCGTGATGGAAGAGCTCGGCCGCCGCCGTGGCGAACTGCAGGACATGCAGCCGGACGGCAAGGGTCGCGTCCGTCTCGAGTACCGCATCCCCGCGCGTGGCCTCATCGGCTTCCAGGGCGAGTTCCTCACCATGACGCGTGGTACCGGCCTGGCCAGCCACGTGTTTGATGACTACGGTCCGATGGCCAGCGCCATGGCCGAGCGTCGCAACGGCGTGCTGATCTCGCAGAACGACGGCGACGCAGTTGCCTACGCGCTGTGGAACCTCCAGGATCGCGGCCGCATGTTCGTGAGCCCGGGTGAAGCACTGTACGAAGGCATGATCATCGGCATCCACACCCGCGACAATGACCTCGTGGTCAACCCGATCAAGGGCAAGCAGCTGACCAACGTGCGTTCGTCCGGTACCGACGAAGCCGTTCGCCTGATTCCGCCGATCGGTCTGTCGCTGGAGTCGGCAATCGAGTTCATCGCCGACGACGAAATCGTCGAGATCACCCCGAAGAACATCCGCCTGCGCAAGCGTCACCTCAAGGAAAACGACCGCAAGCGTGCAGCCAAGAGCGACGCGGCTTAA
- the galU gene encoding UTP--glucose-1-phosphate uridylyltransferase GalU: MKKVTKAVFPVAGMGTRFLPATKASPKEMLPIVDKPLIQYAVEEAVAAGITDMIFITGRTKRSIEDHFDKAYELETELEARGKNELLEIVKKTVPKGVNCIYIRQSEALGLGHAVLCASHVVSDEAFAVILADDLLDNPGSSSVMQQMVGVYNYHRCSVLGTMNVPREETRQYGIVSTENQNGDVQRVTGIIEKPKPADAPTTQAVVGRYILTPRIFDHIRALKPGAGGEYQLTDAIASLLKEEAVLSYQFQGVRYDCGSKMGYLKATIELGLRHHEIGEELSSYLNERFGAAVTKKKDK; encoded by the coding sequence ATGAAGAAAGTCACCAAGGCCGTATTTCCCGTAGCCGGCATGGGCACGCGTTTCTTGCCCGCCACCAAGGCGAGTCCGAAGGAAATGCTGCCGATCGTCGACAAGCCCCTGATCCAGTACGCGGTCGAAGAGGCGGTGGCGGCGGGTATTACCGACATGATCTTCATCACGGGGCGCACCAAGCGCTCGATCGAGGATCACTTCGACAAGGCGTACGAGCTGGAAACCGAGCTCGAGGCACGCGGCAAGAACGAGCTGCTCGAGATCGTCAAGAAGACCGTGCCGAAAGGCGTCAACTGCATCTACATCCGCCAGTCCGAAGCGCTCGGCCTTGGGCATGCGGTGCTGTGCGCAAGCCATGTTGTGAGCGATGAGGCTTTTGCGGTCATCCTCGCCGATGACCTGCTCGACAACCCGGGCTCCTCGTCGGTGATGCAGCAGATGGTTGGTGTCTACAACTACCATCGTTGCTCAGTGCTCGGAACCATGAACGTACCGCGCGAGGAGACCCGCCAGTACGGTATCGTCAGCACCGAGAACCAGAATGGCGACGTACAGCGTGTCACCGGCATCATCGAGAAGCCGAAGCCCGCAGATGCGCCGACCACGCAGGCCGTGGTTGGACGGTACATCCTGACGCCGCGTATCTTCGATCACATTCGTGCGCTCAAGCCGGGCGCCGGTGGCGAGTATCAGCTGACCGATGCGATCGCGTCCCTGCTCAAGGAAGAGGCGGTCCTGTCATACCAGTTCCAGGGTGTGAGATACGATTGTGGCTCCAAGATGGGCTATCTGAAGGCAACCATCGAGCTTGGTCTGCGCCATCACGAGATCGGCGAAGAACTTTCGAGTTACCTCAACGAGCGCTTTGGCGCCGCCGTCACCAAGAAGAAGGACAAGTAA
- the ligA gene encoding NAD-dependent DNA ligase LigA, whose protein sequence is MPADSKTIERAAWLRAELARHEHAYYVLDAPTISDAEYDRLFQELEGIEKTFPELASPDSPTRRVGGKPLAQFPAVRHRIPMLSIRTETDTEESGAHAFDARVRRELGLDESDPDVEYATELKFDGLAMSLRYEDGVLVQAATRGDGENGEDVTSNVRTVRAIPLRLRGDVPPVLEVRGEVYMRRDDFEALNARQSAAGEKVFVNPRNAAAGSIRQLDPGIAARRPLSFFAYGLGETVGWNTPATHAGILDALEAFGFPVCKHRDVVAGGAGLAGFHTRVGALRDSLAFDIDGVVYKVNALALQRQLGFVTREPRWAVAHKYPAQEAVTRLRGIEVQVGRTGAVTPVARLEPVFVGGVTVTNATLHNQDEIDRKDIRLGDWVIVRRAGDVIPEIVAPVTERREQDLPRFKLLESLPQRDGLPCCPVCGSHVVRGEDEAVARCTGGLYCPAQRKQALLHFAGRRAMDIEGLGDKLVEQLVDAAIIKTPVDIYRLGILALANLERMGEKSAQNLLAAIERSRHTTLGRFIFALGIRNVGEATARDLALHFGNLDAVMAADETCLQQVPDVGPIVAKCIVEFFAEAHNREIIEQLRAAGVEWAEGEPAPVPSGALAGKVFVLTGSLPTMSRDEAKALIEAKGGKVTGSVSKKTDYLVAGADAGSKLTKAEALGIDIVDEAGLLSLLASAG, encoded by the coding sequence ATGCCGGCTGACAGCAAGACGATCGAGCGTGCAGCCTGGCTGCGCGCCGAACTGGCCCGGCACGAGCACGCCTACTATGTGCTCGACGCGCCGACCATTTCCGATGCCGAGTACGACCGCCTGTTCCAGGAGCTGGAAGGCATCGAAAAGACGTTTCCTGAGCTTGCAAGCCCGGACTCGCCGACACGGCGGGTTGGTGGCAAGCCACTGGCCCAGTTTCCCGCCGTCAGGCACCGCATCCCGATGCTGTCGATCCGCACCGAGACGGACACCGAAGAGAGCGGGGCGCATGCCTTCGATGCGAGGGTGCGCCGCGAACTCGGTCTCGACGAAAGCGATCCGGACGTTGAGTACGCGACCGAGCTCAAGTTTGACGGCCTTGCCATGAGCCTGCGCTACGAGGACGGTGTGCTGGTGCAGGCTGCAACCCGCGGTGACGGCGAGAATGGCGAGGATGTCACCAGCAACGTGCGCACGGTGAGGGCGATTCCGCTGCGTTTGCGCGGTGATGTGCCACCGGTGCTCGAAGTGCGCGGCGAGGTCTACATGCGCCGCGACGACTTCGAAGCGCTCAATGCGCGTCAATCCGCAGCGGGCGAAAAGGTCTTCGTCAATCCCCGCAATGCCGCAGCTGGCAGCATCCGCCAGCTCGATCCGGGTATTGCAGCACGTCGTCCCCTGTCGTTTTTCGCCTACGGGCTCGGTGAAACCGTGGGGTGGAACACGCCGGCCACGCACGCCGGCATTCTCGATGCACTGGAGGCGTTCGGTTTTCCGGTGTGCAAGCATCGTGATGTGGTTGCAGGTGGCGCTGGCCTGGCAGGGTTTCACACCCGGGTCGGCGCGTTGCGTGACAGTCTTGCCTTCGATATCGACGGCGTCGTCTACAAGGTCAATGCGCTTGCCCTGCAGCGCCAGCTTGGCTTCGTGACGCGTGAGCCGCGCTGGGCTGTTGCACACAAGTACCCGGCGCAGGAAGCCGTGACGCGTTTGCGCGGTATCGAGGTGCAGGTGGGGCGCACAGGGGCGGTGACGCCCGTCGCCCGGCTCGAACCCGTGTTCGTCGGCGGGGTGACGGTGACCAATGCCACCCTGCACAATCAGGACGAGATCGATCGTAAGGATATTCGCCTCGGCGACTGGGTCATAGTGCGCCGTGCGGGCGATGTCATCCCCGAGATCGTTGCACCGGTGACCGAGCGTCGTGAGCAGGATCTGCCGCGCTTCAAGCTGCTTGAGAGTCTGCCCCAGCGTGACGGCCTGCCGTGCTGTCCGGTGTGCGGGTCGCATGTGGTCAGGGGAGAGGACGAGGCCGTTGCACGGTGTACTGGCGGGCTCTACTGCCCGGCACAGCGCAAGCAGGCGCTGCTGCATTTTGCCGGTCGCCGTGCAATGGATATCGAGGGGCTGGGCGACAAGCTGGTCGAACAGCTTGTCGATGCCGCGATCATCAAGACCCCGGTCGACATCTATCGCCTCGGCATTCTTGCGCTGGCCAATCTCGAACGCATGGGCGAGAAGTCTGCGCAGAACCTTCTGGCGGCGATCGAGAGGAGCCGTCACACGACACTGGGAAGATTCATCTTCGCGCTTGGCATCCGCAACGTCGGCGAGGCCACGGCGCGCGATCTTGCACTGCATTTCGGCAATCTGGATGCGGTGATGGCGGCTGACGAGACGTGCCTGCAGCAGGTGCCCGACGTCGGCCCGATTGTTGCGAAATGCATCGTCGAATTCTTTGCCGAGGCGCATAACCGCGAAATCATCGAGCAGTTGCGCGCTGCAGGTGTCGAGTGGGCTGAGGGTGAGCCCGCACCTGTCCCTTCTGGCGCACTGGCGGGAAAGGTCTTTGTGCTGACAGGCAGCTTGCCGACGATGAGCCGTGATGAGGCCAAGGCGCTGATCGAGGCCAAGGGCGGCAAGGTGACGGGTTCCGTCTCAAAGAAGACCGATTATCTGGTTGCGGGCGCGGATGCAGGCTCGAAGCTGACGAAGGCGGAGGCGCTGGGTATCGACATTGTCGATGAGGCCGGCCTGCTCTCATTGCTGGCCAGCGCGGGTTAG
- a CDS encoding cell division protein ZipA C-terminal FtsZ-binding domain-containing protein, with the protein MDSELQIGLIGAGVAGFIAIVAYNKWQERKHRKQAEEAFRSDHRDVLLEPGEGPRAEGASARREPVADDVAPASAAPSRPYRDPAPKRVLPDYPEALDVRADCIIRVEAIEPLDASRLWAAQQEALDGLSKAVRWFGFDDSENLWHRLTPHSAGSYHWFCVALQLVDRQGSIGEGDYIRFSGGVQRVAEQFLAVPAGLPARSEVLGNATELDRFCADVDVQIGINVVSANGQPFHGTKIRGLAEAEGLVLRGDGCFHACDEEGNTLYTLCNLEPTLFTSDGMRSLQTNGVTLVIDVPRVADGGVVFERMMQCAGHLGNTLGGVVVDDNRAPFGPEAAALIRAQIQQFQEHMAEQRIPAGGSLARRLFSA; encoded by the coding sequence ATGGACAGCGAACTTCAGATTGGGTTGATCGGTGCGGGTGTCGCAGGCTTCATCGCCATCGTCGCCTACAACAAGTGGCAGGAGCGAAAGCACCGCAAGCAGGCCGAGGAGGCGTTCCGTTCAGATCATCGCGACGTGTTGCTGGAGCCGGGCGAAGGGCCACGTGCAGAGGGTGCATCGGCACGCCGCGAACCTGTCGCAGACGATGTCGCGCCGGCGAGTGCCGCGCCGTCCCGTCCTTACCGCGATCCCGCCCCCAAACGGGTGTTGCCGGATTATCCGGAGGCGCTGGATGTGCGCGCCGACTGCATCATCCGTGTCGAAGCCATCGAGCCGCTCGATGCGTCCCGCCTGTGGGCTGCACAACAGGAAGCGCTGGATGGCCTGAGCAAGGCCGTGCGCTGGTTTGGTTTCGATGACAGCGAGAACCTGTGGCATCGACTGACCCCGCACAGTGCTGGCAGTTACCACTGGTTCTGCGTAGCGCTGCAACTGGTCGACCGGCAGGGTTCGATTGGCGAAGGGGACTACATCCGCTTCTCGGGTGGTGTGCAACGGGTTGCAGAGCAGTTCCTGGCGGTGCCGGCCGGGCTGCCTGCACGCAGTGAAGTGCTGGGCAACGCGACCGAACTCGACCGCTTCTGCGCAGATGTCGATGTGCAGATCGGAATCAACGTCGTCTCCGCCAATGGCCAGCCCTTCCACGGTACCAAGATTCGCGGACTGGCCGAAGCTGAGGGCCTGGTGTTGCGTGGTGACGGCTGTTTCCATGCCTGCGATGAGGAAGGGAACACCCTGTATACCCTGTGCAACCTCGAGCCCACCCTGTTTACATCGGACGGCATGCGCAGCCTTCAGACCAACGGTGTCACGCTGGTGATCGATGTGCCGAGGGTGGCCGATGGTGGTGTGGTGTTCGAACGCATGATGCAGTGTGCAGGCCATCTCGGCAACACGCTTGGCGGCGTCGTGGTCGACGACAATCGTGCGCCCTTCGGACCGGAGGCCGCGGCCCTGATCCGCGCGCAGATCCAGCAGTTTCAGGAACACATGGCCGAGCAGCGTATTCCGGCCGGCGGGTCACTGGCCAGGCGACTGTTTTCTGCATGA
- the smc gene encoding chromosome segregation protein SMC, producing MRLSKLKLAGFKTFVDPTTVIMPGNLVGVVGPNGCGKSNIIDAVRWVLGETRASALRGESMQDVIFNGSTTRKAVSRASVEMVFDNSEGRASGQWSRYAEISVKRVLDRSGDSSYYINNVHVRRKDVIDVFLGTGLGPRAYAIIEQGMISRIIEARPEDIRGFLEEAAGVTKYRERRKETEGRLSDARDNLARLDDIRTELGERIGHLEAQAEVAARYNALNNSHIEKQQLLWLLKRNEARSEHQRLVEELNRNSLRIDTDSARLQELDSAIEASREAHFSASEAVHLAQSDLFAVSAEVTRLETELQHLAEARKRLEASLAQLELDHAHWIARRETMGGERERWEALAENASMRAEQAEGRHVEIADRLPDADAARQAADGTVAAARRELAQTEQQLRVEEANRASATRALDALQQRRARLESERGAIQGPDARELAEREARVEAQQDALEEQQGALLDLQGRLPDAQAGLKQALDHERMVQRRLTELRARRDALVQLQSRVQSQGKLGDWLKRHGFVELPPLWRSLRVTEGWEAAVEAILRERLSALTLDEGSADEVARGMLDELPPESLALALGGVPMSGAVSSPPAGTTPLIERVQLLDENLRPLLEDWLRGCYAVEHIEDWLPRRGQLDADVCLVGARGQVLSRHALIHFVPDSRTHGVMERQREIDQLAEQQQMLEDEARGAHDALLAAEAATADLQERINGLRRELQGAQAQLHAEQVDVLKLSQALSRAEERRSQLERDLDDLVRLEATEREHHARAELEHARATELAELQRNRLDAASEVLQEREQSLRELRALEQACARDLQEARFSERECAGKLEDIARNEQLASEQLERIARESKARGQELEAIDDVRSADALQSALALRTTREAALASCRDALEQMTMKLRQVEELRMRTEQEAAPVRNRVSELRLAVQAAELASAQFDERLVEAGADEAALAPLLASDLKETTLQREVARLGREIAELGAVNLAALDELRAASERKGYLDAQTEDLLQAIATLEDAIRRIDRDTREQLQETYNTVNMQFSTLFPQLFGGGRAELVLTGDEILDAGIQIVAQPPGKKNASIHLLSGGEKALTAIALVFAMFQLNPAPFCMLDEVDAPLDDTNTERYGQMVKRMSSQTQFIFISHSKITMEIAQQLVGVTMQEQGVSRVVEVDIEEALRMAEPAAA from the coding sequence GTGCGTCTTTCAAAGCTCAAACTTGCCGGCTTCAAGACCTTCGTCGATCCGACGACCGTGATCATGCCGGGCAACCTGGTAGGGGTTGTCGGTCCCAACGGGTGCGGCAAGTCGAACATCATCGATGCGGTGCGCTGGGTGCTGGGCGAAACTCGGGCGTCCGCGCTGCGCGGCGAGTCGATGCAGGACGTCATCTTCAACGGCTCGACCACTCGCAAGGCGGTGTCGCGCGCAAGCGTGGAGATGGTCTTCGACAACAGCGAGGGCCGGGCGTCGGGGCAGTGGTCGCGCTATGCGGAGATCTCGGTCAAGCGAGTGCTCGACCGCAGTGGCGATTCGAGCTACTACATCAACAACGTTCATGTCCGGCGCAAGGACGTGATTGATGTGTTTCTCGGCACCGGGCTGGGGCCGAGGGCATACGCAATCATCGAGCAGGGCATGATCTCGCGCATCATCGAGGCGCGCCCCGAGGATATCCGTGGCTTTCTCGAAGAAGCCGCAGGGGTCACCAAGTATCGCGAGCGGCGCAAGGAAACCGAAGGCCGCCTGTCGGATGCGCGCGACAACCTCGCCCGTCTGGATGACATCCGCACCGAGCTCGGTGAGCGCATCGGGCACCTCGAGGCACAGGCGGAGGTTGCCGCGCGATACAACGCGCTCAACAACTCGCACATCGAGAAGCAGCAGCTGTTGTGGCTGCTCAAGCGCAACGAGGCGCGATCGGAGCACCAGCGCCTGGTGGAGGAGCTGAACCGGAACAGCCTGCGGATCGACACCGACAGCGCCCGCCTGCAGGAGCTCGACAGCGCCATCGAGGCCAGTCGCGAAGCACATTTTTCCGCCTCCGAAGCGGTGCACCTTGCGCAGAGCGATCTCTTCGCTGTCAGCGCCGAGGTGACCCGGCTCGAAACCGAACTGCAGCACCTTGCCGAGGCGCGCAAGCGTCTTGAGGCCAGTCTTGCACAGCTCGAACTCGATCATGCGCACTGGATCGCTCGCCGCGAAACCATGGGTGGTGAGCGCGAACGCTGGGAAGCGCTCGCCGAGAACGCCTCGATGCGCGCTGAGCAGGCCGAAGGCCGGCATGTCGAGATTGCCGACAGGCTGCCCGATGCGGACGCTGCCCGACAGGCGGCTGATGGCACCGTGGCGGCCGCACGTCGCGAACTCGCCCAGACCGAGCAGCAGTTGCGGGTGGAAGAAGCGAACCGCGCAAGCGCGACACGTGCGCTGGACGCCCTGCAGCAGCGTCGGGCCCGCCTCGAGAGCGAGCGTGGCGCGATTCAGGGGCCGGATGCACGTGAGCTGGCAGAGCGCGAAGCACGCGTAGAGGCGCAGCAGGACGCACTCGAGGAACAGCAGGGGGCGCTCCTCGATCTGCAGGGGCGTTTGCCGGATGCGCAGGCCGGGCTGAAGCAGGCGCTGGATCACGAACGGATGGTTCAACGCCGGCTGACCGAATTGCGCGCCCGGCGCGACGCGCTGGTGCAGCTTCAATCCCGGGTGCAGTCGCAGGGCAAGCTGGGCGACTGGCTCAAGCGCCACGGTTTCGTTGAACTGCCGCCGCTGTGGCGCAGCCTGCGCGTGACCGAAGGCTGGGAGGCCGCGGTCGAGGCCATTCTCCGCGAACGCCTGTCCGCCCTTACGCTCGACGAGGGAAGCGCCGACGAGGTTGCACGCGGAATGCTCGACGAGTTGCCGCCCGAGTCGCTTGCCCTGGCGCTGGGTGGTGTGCCGATGTCCGGAGCGGTCTCATCCCCGCCCGCGGGCACCACGCCGCTGATCGAGCGCGTTCAGTTGCTGGATGAAAATCTGCGTCCGCTGCTGGAAGACTGGCTGCGCGGCTGTTACGCGGTCGAGCACATCGAGGACTGGCTGCCGCGGCGCGGGCAACTCGATGCGGATGTCTGTCTGGTAGGCGCGCGCGGTCAGGTGCTGAGCCGTCATGCCTTGATTCATTTCGTGCCCGACAGCCGCACGCATGGCGTCATGGAGCGTCAGCGTGAGATCGACCAGCTTGCAGAACAACAGCAAATGCTGGAAGACGAAGCCCGTGGTGCGCACGACGCACTGCTGGCGGCCGAGGCAGCAACGGCCGACCTGCAGGAACGCATCAACGGCCTGCGCCGCGAGCTTCAGGGCGCACAGGCACAACTGCATGCCGAGCAGGTGGACGTGCTCAAGCTCAGTCAGGCGCTGAGCCGGGCCGAAGAAAGACGCAGCCAGCTCGAGCGCGACCTGGACGATCTGGTGCGTCTGGAAGCCACCGAGCGCGAGCACCACGCCCGGGCCGAGCTCGAACACGCCCGCGCGACCGAGCTTGCCGAGCTGCAGCGCAATCGGCTCGATGCCGCGAGCGAAGTACTGCAGGAGCGCGAGCAGAGCCTGCGCGAACTGCGTGCGCTGGAGCAGGCCTGCGCCCGGGATCTGCAGGAGGCACGGTTTTCGGAACGCGAGTGTGCCGGCAAGCTCGAAGACATCGCCCGCAATGAGCAGCTTGCCAGCGAACAGCTCGAGCGCATTGCGCGGGAAAGCAAGGCGAGGGGGCAGGAGCTCGAGGCAATCGACGATGTGCGCAGCGCCGATGCACTGCAGTCTGCGCTTGCGCTGCGCACGACCAGGGAGGCCGCGCTGGCTTCGTGCCGTGACGCGCTGGAGCAGATGACGATGAAGCTGCGCCAGGTCGAGGAATTGCGCATGCGCACCGAGCAGGAAGCCGCGCCGGTGCGCAACCGGGTTTCCGAGCTCAGGCTGGCGGTACAGGCGGCAGAACTGGCATCAGCGCAGTTCGATGAGCGCCTGGTCGAAGCGGGGGCGGACGAAGCCGCGCTGGCGCCGCTGCTGGCGTCAGACCTGAAGGAAACGACCCTGCAGCGCGAAGTGGCACGGCTGGGACGTGAAATTGCGGAACTTGGGGCGGTAAACCTTGCCGCACTCGACGAACTGCGGGCGGCATCCGAGCGCAAGGGATACCTGGATGCGCAAACCGAAGACCTCCTCCAGGCCATCGCTACGCTGGAGGATGCCATTCGCCGCATCGACCGCGACACGCGTGAGCAGCTGCAGGAGACCTACAATACCGTCAATATGCAGTTCTCCACCCTGTTCCCGCAGCTGTTCGGGGGCGGGCGCGCAGAGCTGGTGCTGACGGGTGACGAGATTCTCGATGCAGGCATCCAGATAGTGGCCCAGCCGCCGGGCAAGAAGAATGCCTCCATTCATCTGCTTTCGGGCGGAGAAAAGGCGCTGACGGCGATTGCGCTGGTGTTTGCGATGTTCCAGCTCAATCCCGCGCCCTTCTGCATGCTTGACGAGGTTGATGCGCCACTGGACGATACGAATACCGAGCGCTATGGACAGATGGTGAAGCGCATGTCATCGCAGACGCAGTTCATCTTCATCAGTCACAGCAAGATCACGATGGAGATCGCGCAGCAACTGGTCGGGGTGACCATGCAGGAGCAGGGCGTGTCGCGCGTGGTGGAAGTGGATATCGAAGAGGCGTTGCGGATGGCTGAGCCGGCCGCAGCGTAA